The Lycium ferocissimum isolate CSIRO_LF1 chromosome 10, AGI_CSIRO_Lferr_CH_V1, whole genome shotgun sequence genome window below encodes:
- the LOC132032418 gene encoding DNA repair protein XRCC2 homolog isoform X1, with the protein MAREWIECDETAKQFLTRVLSERPFLPLPPPLHRIPLRAGNVVEIVGPSPSSKTRILIQAAINCILPKEWKGVNYGGLERLVMFVDLDCRFDVLSLSRSLKQRIIRANGNGVGHKLNKAEDSLSGSKDAHAEYDKELFADSMRRFQYIRCYDSFEFLATLKTLQFQLQKEKEAHGTGVYLLMIDSIGAFYWMDRASPSMPPGSTNRRSLSLQSVSDTVVQEIQKILVVHPMLVLTTKAASLQEKFKTRGFISHSNRNTGQLVVESTLDSMTIRNSANVQLYREYMPSVWQSFVSHRMLVRPSDDNSKYQKQPIYVLEWLLPSLKLSDKFTINDDGSYIVS; encoded by the exons ATGGCAAGAGAATGGATTGAATGTGACGAAACAGCAAAGCAGTTCCTAACTAGGGTTTTATCAGAGCGACCATTCTTACCATTACCGCCACCTCTTCATCGTATTCCTCTTCGTGCCGGCAACGTTGTTGAAATTGTCGGtccttctccttcttccaaaactcgcATTCTTATCCAG GCTGCTATTAATTGCATTTTGCCTAAGGAGTGGAAGGGTGTAAACTATGGAGGCTTGGAGCGATTAGTTATGTTTGTTGACCTGGATTGTCGTTTTGATGTGTTAAGCCTTTCACGATCACTGAAGCAGCGGATCATTCGAGCAAATG GCAATGGCGTGGGCCATAAGCTAAATAAGGCGGAGGATTCTCTTAGTGGATCAAAGGATGCACATGCTGAATATGACAAAGAATTGTTCGCTGACAGCATGAGAAGGTTCCAGTACATCCGCTGTTATGATAGTTTCGAATTTCTTGCTACTCTTAAG ACTTTGCAGTTCCAActtcaaaaggaaaaagaggCTCATGGTACTGGTGTTTATTTGCTTATGATTGACAG TATTGGAGCTTTTTATTGGATGGATCGCGCTTCACCGTCTATGCCACCAGGGAGCACTAACAG GAGAAGTCTCTCTCTGCAAAGTGTGTCAGACACTGTTGTTCAAGAGATCCAGAAGATTCTTGTGGTGCATCCGATGCTTGTTCTAACTACAAAAGCAGCAAGTTTAcaggaaaaatttaaaacacGTGGATTTATTAG CCACTCAAACAGGAATACAGGGCAGTTGGTTGTTGAAAGTACCTTGGACTCAATGACCATTAGAAATAGTGCTAATGTTCAACTGTATCGGGAGTATATGCCTTCAGTATGGCAG TCCTTTGTTTCACACAGAATGCTTGTGCGCCCTTCAG ATGATAATAGTAAATATCAAAAGCAGCCCATCTATGTGTTGGAATGGCTGTTGCCGTCCCTGAAGTTATCAGACAAATTCACAATCAATGAT GATGGTTCATACATTGTATCATGA
- the LOC132032418 gene encoding DNA repair protein XRCC2 homolog isoform X3, translated as MAREWIECDETAKQFLTRVLSERPFLPLPPPLHRIPLRAGNVVEIVGPSPSSKTRILIQAAINCILPKEWKGVNYGGLERLVMFVDLDCRFDVLSLSRSLKQRIIRANGNGVGHKLNKAEDSLSGSKDAHAEYDKELFADSMRRFQYIRCYDSFEFLATLKTLQFQLQKEKEAHGTGVYLLMIDSIGAFYWMDRASPSMPPGSTNRRSLSLQSVSDTVVQEIQKILVVHPMLVLTTKAASLQEKFKTRGFISHSNRNTGQLVVESTLDSMTIRNSANVQLYREYMPSVWQPTPQFVGKFNTP; from the exons ATGGCAAGAGAATGGATTGAATGTGACGAAACAGCAAAGCAGTTCCTAACTAGGGTTTTATCAGAGCGACCATTCTTACCATTACCGCCACCTCTTCATCGTATTCCTCTTCGTGCCGGCAACGTTGTTGAAATTGTCGGtccttctccttcttccaaaactcgcATTCTTATCCAG GCTGCTATTAATTGCATTTTGCCTAAGGAGTGGAAGGGTGTAAACTATGGAGGCTTGGAGCGATTAGTTATGTTTGTTGACCTGGATTGTCGTTTTGATGTGTTAAGCCTTTCACGATCACTGAAGCAGCGGATCATTCGAGCAAATG GCAATGGCGTGGGCCATAAGCTAAATAAGGCGGAGGATTCTCTTAGTGGATCAAAGGATGCACATGCTGAATATGACAAAGAATTGTTCGCTGACAGCATGAGAAGGTTCCAGTACATCCGCTGTTATGATAGTTTCGAATTTCTTGCTACTCTTAAG ACTTTGCAGTTCCAActtcaaaaggaaaaagaggCTCATGGTACTGGTGTTTATTTGCTTATGATTGACAG TATTGGAGCTTTTTATTGGATGGATCGCGCTTCACCGTCTATGCCACCAGGGAGCACTAACAG GAGAAGTCTCTCTCTGCAAAGTGTGTCAGACACTGTTGTTCAAGAGATCCAGAAGATTCTTGTGGTGCATCCGATGCTTGTTCTAACTACAAAAGCAGCAAGTTTAcaggaaaaatttaaaacacGTGGATTTATTAG CCACTCAAACAGGAATACAGGGCAGTTGGTTGTTGAAAGTACCTTGGACTCAATGACCATTAGAAATAGTGCTAATGTTCAACTGTATCGGGAGTATATGCCTTCAGTATGGCAG CCTACTCCACAATTTGTGGGCAAATTCAACACTCCCTAA
- the LOC132032418 gene encoding DNA repair protein XRCC2 homolog isoform X2: MAREWIECDETAKQFLTRVLSERPFLPLPPPLHRIPLRAGNVVEIVGPSPSSKTRILIQAAINCILPKEWKGVNYGGLERLVMFVDLDCRFDVLSLSRSLKQRIIRANGNGVGHKLNKAEDSLSGSKDAHAEYDKELFADSMRRFQYIRCYDSFEFLATLKTLQFQLQKEKEAHGTGVYLLMIDRRSLSLQSVSDTVVQEIQKILVVHPMLVLTTKAASLQEKFKTRGFISHSNRNTGQLVVESTLDSMTIRNSANVQLYREYMPSVWQSFVSHRMLVRPSDDNSKYQKQPIYVLEWLLPSLKLSDKFTINDDGSYIVS, from the exons ATGGCAAGAGAATGGATTGAATGTGACGAAACAGCAAAGCAGTTCCTAACTAGGGTTTTATCAGAGCGACCATTCTTACCATTACCGCCACCTCTTCATCGTATTCCTCTTCGTGCCGGCAACGTTGTTGAAATTGTCGGtccttctccttcttccaaaactcgcATTCTTATCCAG GCTGCTATTAATTGCATTTTGCCTAAGGAGTGGAAGGGTGTAAACTATGGAGGCTTGGAGCGATTAGTTATGTTTGTTGACCTGGATTGTCGTTTTGATGTGTTAAGCCTTTCACGATCACTGAAGCAGCGGATCATTCGAGCAAATG GCAATGGCGTGGGCCATAAGCTAAATAAGGCGGAGGATTCTCTTAGTGGATCAAAGGATGCACATGCTGAATATGACAAAGAATTGTTCGCTGACAGCATGAGAAGGTTCCAGTACATCCGCTGTTATGATAGTTTCGAATTTCTTGCTACTCTTAAG ACTTTGCAGTTCCAActtcaaaaggaaaaagaggCTCATGGTACTGGTGTTTATTTGCTTATGATTGACAG GAGAAGTCTCTCTCTGCAAAGTGTGTCAGACACTGTTGTTCAAGAGATCCAGAAGATTCTTGTGGTGCATCCGATGCTTGTTCTAACTACAAAAGCAGCAAGTTTAcaggaaaaatttaaaacacGTGGATTTATTAG CCACTCAAACAGGAATACAGGGCAGTTGGTTGTTGAAAGTACCTTGGACTCAATGACCATTAGAAATAGTGCTAATGTTCAACTGTATCGGGAGTATATGCCTTCAGTATGGCAG TCCTTTGTTTCACACAGAATGCTTGTGCGCCCTTCAG ATGATAATAGTAAATATCAAAAGCAGCCCATCTATGTGTTGGAATGGCTGTTGCCGTCCCTGAAGTTATCAGACAAATTCACAATCAATGAT GATGGTTCATACATTGTATCATGA